One part of the Heptranchias perlo isolate sHepPer1 chromosome 10, sHepPer1.hap1, whole genome shotgun sequence genome encodes these proteins:
- the trmt5 gene encoding tRNA (guanine(37)-N1)-methyltransferase isoform X1, with amino-acid sequence MTIAQLVFLLEVGMRILVFFTKTWANTVLSASAKKLATRQQLQISPIQPEYYPRRCISRGSVTELVMKSAHNPEEDINLYTPPTAVRGITELNRDLFRKNVALPALKMKKDIINKVMKSLKNVALKRPGLKRVIEDSEDEMYRLVLLDPCKISCSESFGAAEKAVLEEYNVDLQIHMYNLTMTYEHFKPEEILKAVLPEGQDVTSGFSRVGHIAHMNLRDHQLPYKYLIGQVIIDKNPGVTSVVNKTNIIDNTYRNFQMEVLAGEDNMIAKVKENNVTYEFDFSKVYWNPRLSTEHGRIVGLLKSGDLVYDVFAGVGPFAVPAAKKNCRVMANDLNPESYKWLVHNCKLNKVVKNVQMFNMDGRDFILGPVKDDLAKQIEVLSSEENRTSIHIVMNLPGLAIEFLDAFRQLLEEQNPVGALPTVHCYSFSKSDEPAKDIQRRAENFLRTSLEGHCSIHLVRNVAPNKEMMCISFKVPAEVLCRNHLAKEDNTEEPAPKRLRPDEITASEGPQ; translated from the exons ATGACGATCGCACAGCTCGTGTTCCTGCTGGAAGTCGgtatgag GATTCTTGTTTTCTTTACCAAGACTTGGGCAAATACTGTGCTAAGTGCATCGGCTAAAAAATTGGCAACCAGGCAGCAACTTCAAATTTCTCCAATACAACCTGAATATTATCCCAGACGTTGTATTTCCAGAGGTAGTGTCACTGAACTGGTCATGAAGTCGGCTCATAACCCTGAGGAGGACATCAATCTTTACACACCTCCTACAGCAGTACGGGGCATAACTGAGCTGAACAGAGACTTATTTAGGAAAAATGTGGCTCTTCCAGCTCTTAAGATGAAAAAGGACATAATAAATAAAGTCATGAAATCTTTGAAAAATGTAGCACTAAAAAGACCTGGACTAAAGCGTGTGATTGAAGACTCTGAAGATGAAATGTATAGACTTGTTTTATTGGACCCATGCAAAATATCTTGTTCAGAATCTTTTGGCGCcgctgagaaggctgttttagAGGAATATAATGTTGATCTTCAGATTCACATGTACAATTTAACAATGACGTATGAGCATTTCAAGCCCGAAGAGATTCTGAAGGCAGTTTTGCCTGAAGGGCAGGATGTAACCTCTGGATTTAGCAGAGTCGGCCATATTGCTCACATGAACCTTCGAGACCATCAGCTTCCATACAAGTATTTGATTG GCCAAGTTATAATCGATAAGAATCCTGGAGTAACTTCAGTGGTTAATAAAACCAATATTATTGACAACACTTACCGTAATTTTCAGATGGAAGTACTGGCTGGGGAAGACAATATGATAGCAAAG GTCAAAGAGAACAATGTAACATATGAATTTGATTTTTCCAAAGTCTATTGGAATCCTCGGCTCAGTACAGAACACGGTCGAATAGTTGGTCTCCTGAAATCTGGAGATCTAGTGTATGATGTGTTTGCTGGTGTTGGTCCTTTCGCTGTTCCAGCAGCGAAGAAAAACTGCAGAGTCATGGCAAATGATCTGAACCCAGAGTCATATAAGTGGCTAGTCCACAACTGCAAGCTGAACAAAGTAGTCAAAAATGTACAGATGTTCAATATGGATGGCAGGGACTTTATTTTGGGGCCAGTTAAAGATGATTTGGCAAAACAAATTGAAGTACTTTCATCAGAGGAGAACAGAACCTCTATTCACATAGTTATGAATCTGCCTGGTTTGGCTATCGAGTTCTTGGATGCCTTCAGACAACTCCTGGAAGAGCAGAACCCAGTTGGTGCTTTACCCACAGTCCATTGCTATAGTTTTTCCAAGTCTGATGAACCTGCCAAGgatattcagagaagagcagaaaATTTCCTAAGAACCTCCTTAGAGGGACATTGCTCTATCCATTTGGTTCGGAATGTGGCCCCAAACAAGGAAATGATGTGTATAAGTTTTAAGGTCCCTGCTGAGGTGCTGTGCAGAAATCACTTGGCAAAAGAAG
- the trmt5 gene encoding tRNA (guanine(37)-N1)-methyltransferase isoform X2, producing MSPVYGTRILVFFTKTWANTVLSASAKKLATRQQLQISPIQPEYYPRRCISRGSVTELVMKSAHNPEEDINLYTPPTAVRGITELNRDLFRKNVALPALKMKKDIINKVMKSLKNVALKRPGLKRVIEDSEDEMYRLVLLDPCKISCSESFGAAEKAVLEEYNVDLQIHMYNLTMTYEHFKPEEILKAVLPEGQDVTSGFSRVGHIAHMNLRDHQLPYKYLIGQVIIDKNPGVTSVVNKTNIIDNTYRNFQMEVLAGEDNMIAKVKENNVTYEFDFSKVYWNPRLSTEHGRIVGLLKSGDLVYDVFAGVGPFAVPAAKKNCRVMANDLNPESYKWLVHNCKLNKVVKNVQMFNMDGRDFILGPVKDDLAKQIEVLSSEENRTSIHIVMNLPGLAIEFLDAFRQLLEEQNPVGALPTVHCYSFSKSDEPAKDIQRRAENFLRTSLEGHCSIHLVRNVAPNKEMMCISFKVPAEVLCRNHLAKEDNTEEPAPKRLRPDEITASEGPQ from the exons ATGTCTCCAGTTTACGGCACGAG GATTCTTGTTTTCTTTACCAAGACTTGGGCAAATACTGTGCTAAGTGCATCGGCTAAAAAATTGGCAACCAGGCAGCAACTTCAAATTTCTCCAATACAACCTGAATATTATCCCAGACGTTGTATTTCCAGAGGTAGTGTCACTGAACTGGTCATGAAGTCGGCTCATAACCCTGAGGAGGACATCAATCTTTACACACCTCCTACAGCAGTACGGGGCATAACTGAGCTGAACAGAGACTTATTTAGGAAAAATGTGGCTCTTCCAGCTCTTAAGATGAAAAAGGACATAATAAATAAAGTCATGAAATCTTTGAAAAATGTAGCACTAAAAAGACCTGGACTAAAGCGTGTGATTGAAGACTCTGAAGATGAAATGTATAGACTTGTTTTATTGGACCCATGCAAAATATCTTGTTCAGAATCTTTTGGCGCcgctgagaaggctgttttagAGGAATATAATGTTGATCTTCAGATTCACATGTACAATTTAACAATGACGTATGAGCATTTCAAGCCCGAAGAGATTCTGAAGGCAGTTTTGCCTGAAGGGCAGGATGTAACCTCTGGATTTAGCAGAGTCGGCCATATTGCTCACATGAACCTTCGAGACCATCAGCTTCCATACAAGTATTTGATTG GCCAAGTTATAATCGATAAGAATCCTGGAGTAACTTCAGTGGTTAATAAAACCAATATTATTGACAACACTTACCGTAATTTTCAGATGGAAGTACTGGCTGGGGAAGACAATATGATAGCAAAG GTCAAAGAGAACAATGTAACATATGAATTTGATTTTTCCAAAGTCTATTGGAATCCTCGGCTCAGTACAGAACACGGTCGAATAGTTGGTCTCCTGAAATCTGGAGATCTAGTGTATGATGTGTTTGCTGGTGTTGGTCCTTTCGCTGTTCCAGCAGCGAAGAAAAACTGCAGAGTCATGGCAAATGATCTGAACCCAGAGTCATATAAGTGGCTAGTCCACAACTGCAAGCTGAACAAAGTAGTCAAAAATGTACAGATGTTCAATATGGATGGCAGGGACTTTATTTTGGGGCCAGTTAAAGATGATTTGGCAAAACAAATTGAAGTACTTTCATCAGAGGAGAACAGAACCTCTATTCACATAGTTATGAATCTGCCTGGTTTGGCTATCGAGTTCTTGGATGCCTTCAGACAACTCCTGGAAGAGCAGAACCCAGTTGGTGCTTTACCCACAGTCCATTGCTATAGTTTTTCCAAGTCTGATGAACCTGCCAAGgatattcagagaagagcagaaaATTTCCTAAGAACCTCCTTAGAGGGACATTGCTCTATCCATTTGGTTCGGAATGTGGCCCCAAACAAGGAAATGATGTGTATAAGTTTTAAGGTCCCTGCTGAGGTGCTGTGCAGAAATCACTTGGCAAAAGAAG